One genomic region from Nitrospirota bacterium encodes:
- a CDS encoding site-specific DNA-methyltransferase: MPTLQFKGKNIIWNHHLSIPYHTLDEVEKLHFQPEKADGNLIIEGDNLLALKALLPQYAGKVKCIYIDPPYNTGNEGWVYNNNVNSPMLKEWLGKEVGKDDLTRHDKWLCMMVPRLKLLRELLADDGVIFISIDENEQHHLRQIMNEIFGDENHVVSLIWAGRSGKGGTTKSVE, from the coding sequence ATGCCGACTTTACAATTCAAAGGCAAGAACATCATCTGGAACCATCACCTTTCCATTCCCTACCACACCTTGGATGAGGTGGAAAAACTTCACTTCCAGCCGGAAAAGGCGGACGGCAACCTGATTATAGAAGGGGACAACCTCCTTGCCCTGAAAGCCCTGCTTCCGCAATATGCAGGAAAGGTTAAGTGTATTTATATTGACCCGCCGTATAACACGGGGAATGAAGGCTGGGTGTATAACAACAATGTGAACAGCCCTATGCTCAAGGAGTGGTTGGGAAAGGAAGTCGGCAAGGACGATCTGACCCGCCACGACAAGTGGCTCTGCATGATGGTTCCACGGTTGAAATTATTGCGGGAATTGCTGGCGGATGATGGGGTAATTTTTATATCCATTGATGAAAACGAACAGCACCATTTAAGACAAATTATGAATGAAATATTCGGTGATGAAAATCATGTTGTTTCTTTAATATGGGCAGGAAGAAGCGGTAAGGGTGGAACGACGAAGTCAGTTGAATAG